Proteins encoded by one window of Lacerta agilis isolate rLacAgi1 chromosome 11, rLacAgi1.pri, whole genome shotgun sequence:
- the SPIN1 gene encoding spindlin-1 isoform X2 gives MKKRASHKKHRNNVGPSKPMSQPRRNIVGCRIQHGWKEGSGPVTQWKGTVLDQVPVNPSLYLIKYDGFDCVYGLELHKDERVSALEVLPDRVASSRISDAHLADTMIGKAVEHMFETEDGSKDEWRGMVLARAPIMNTWFYITYEKDPVLYMYQLLDDYKEGDLRIMPDSNDSPPAEREPGEVVDSLVGKQVEYAKEDGSKRTGMVIHQVEAKPSVYFIKFDDDFHIYVYDLVKTS, from the exons AAAGCATCGAAACAACGTGGGACCAAGCAAACCAATGTCGCAACCTAGAAGAAATATTGTAGGCTGCAGAATACAGCATGGATGGAAAGAAGGGAGTGGACCCGTGACACAATGGAAAGGCACTGTCCTAGACCAGGTTCCTGtaaatccctccctctaccttaTCAAATATGATGGATTTGATTGTGTCTAtggactagaactgcacaaagatgaaaGGGTTTCAGCACTCGAAGTCCTTCCAGATAGAGTTG CTTCGTCTCGAATCAGTGATGCCCACCTGGCAGACACAATGATTGGCAAAGCAGTGGAGCATATGTTTGAAACCGAAGATGGTTCAAAAGATGAGTGGAGGGGAATGGTCTTGGCTCGGGCACCAATAATGAACACATGGTTTTATATTACCTATGAGAAGGATCCTGTCTTGTACATGTACCAGCTCTTAGATGACTATAAAGAAGGTGATCTCCGTATTATGCCTGACTCCA ATGATTCACCTCCAGCAGAACGGGAGCCTGGCGAAGTTGTGGACAGCCTAGTGGGGAAACAAGTGGAATATGCCAAAGAAGATGGCTCAAAAAGGACTGGCATGGTCATTCATCAGGTGGAAGCCAAACCCTCGGTCTATTTCATCAAGTTTGACGATGATTTCCATATTTATGTCTATGATTTGGTGAAGACATCTTAG